A window from Drosophila subobscura isolate 14011-0131.10 chromosome O, UCBerk_Dsub_1.0, whole genome shotgun sequence encodes these proteins:
- the LOC117897765 gene encoding mitochondrial coenzyme A transporter SLC25A42 — MSRLLEKPNIAMSIKSTGSQLSSTAATTATGAGTAAAAASTDVEDEDGAHGAHQVTETPANTANTSPSPRVRTNIDQVVISLVSGAAAGALAKTVIAPLDRTKINFQIRKDVPFSFRASLRYLQHTYANEGVLALWRGNSATMARIVPYAAIQFTAHEQWRRILQVDKDGSNTKLRRFVAGSLAGITSQSLTYPLDLARARMAVTDRYTGYRTLRQVFAKIWVEEGPRTLYRGYWATVLGVIPYAGTSFFTYETLKREYHEMVGNNKPNTLVSLAFGAAAGAAGQTASYPLDIVRRRMQTMRVNEANNERCPTILETLSKIYREEGIKNGFYKGLSMNWLKGPIAVGISFSTYDLIKAWLRELSHLKRGRLED; from the exons ATGAGCCGTCTTCTGGAGAAGCCGAACATTGCCATGTCCATTAAGTCAACGGGTAGTCAATTATCGAGCACAGCGGCCACCACGGCAACGGGTGCGGgcaccgccgctgctgctgcatccacAGACgtggaggatgaggatggaGCGCATGGAGCGCATCAAGTGACAGAAACACCCGCCAATACAGCCaacaccagccccagccccagag TTCGAACCAATATCGACCAGGTGGTCATTAGTCTGGTGTCTGGAGCGGCGGCAGGGGCTCTGGCCAAGACCGTCATCGCACCGCTGGACCGCACAAAGATCAACTTTCAGATACGCAAAGATGttcccttctcgtttcgtGCCTCGCTGCGGTATCTGCAGCACACCTACGCCAATGAGGGTGTCCTGGCCCTGTGGCGCGGCAACTCCGCCACGATGGCGAGGATTGTGCCCTATGCGGCCATACAGTTCACGGCCCACGAGCAGTGGCGCAGGATCCTGCAGGTCGACAAGGATGGCTCCAA CACAAAGTTACGTCGCTTTGTGGCCGGTTCTCTGGCGGGCATCACTTCCCAATCGTTGACTTATCCTCTGGATCTGGCACGCGCACGCATGGCTGTCACGGACAGATACACGGGCTACCGAACGCTGCGGCAGGTCTTTGCCAAGATTTGGGTGGAGGAGGGACCACGCACGCTGTACCGCGGCTATTGGGCCACAGTGCTGGGCGTCATACCCTACGCGGGCACCTCCTTCTTCACCTACGAAACCCTCAAGCGGGAGTACCATG aaATGGTTGGCAATAATAAACCGAATACTCTAGTATCGCTGGCTTTTGGCGCTGCGGCTGGTGCCGCTGGCCAAACGGCGAGCTATCCCCTGGATATTGTGCGACGAAGAATGCAGACGATGCGCGTGAACGAAGCGAACAATGAACGCTGTCCCACCATTCTGGAGACGCTCTCCAAGATCTATCG TGAGGAGGGCATCAAGAATGGGTTCTACAAGGGCCTCAGCATGAATTGGCTCAAGGGCCCCATAGCTGTGGGCATTAGCTTCTCCACCTATGACCTGATCAAAGCCTGGCTGCGGGAGTTGTCCCACTTGAAGCGTGGCCGGCTGGAGGATTAG
- the LOC117897896 gene encoding uncharacterized protein LOC117897896, protein MVCSQLHARRTENKNSTIKKINILLNKKMNVDLRSYSRHWLTEFIEQYQEEECLWQPKHNDYSNHAARNRSYDRLVEKLKEVEPNPDRPMVVRKINSLRSAFRREFRKTTCKSDYETRLWYYDKLLFIADHKPKRHELGTKPKRELQISFDDEESMEYEEESHHTNTQSQHMDNLAPTSSDEVEEVSANNNVVVSSEGATLSTITVTPADCVTLVKNEQHQHDAAAVQAHQQLVAQAAAAQNSIAAAAAQGHAVKVLEITSLDSNSQREIQQAVNSLEQHQQQMHLQQANGHSQSVPTIQIGREHYQPLFSNAGTTAYTAAPQPPPHDEYDAIGVNVASKLRTINPTQRIIAEKLISDVLFNAQLDNLTVNSIVTQQ, encoded by the exons ATGGTTTGCAGCCAACTTCACGCGAGACGcactgaaaacaaaaacagtacaataaaaaaaatcaacattttgctCAATAAAAAGATGAACGTTGACTTGAGGTCGTATTCGAGGCACTGGCTCACGGAGTTTATAGAGCAGtaccaggaggaggagtgccTGTGGCAGCCGAAGCACAACGACTACAGCAATCATGCCGCCCGAAACAGATCCTACGACAGGCTGGTGGAGAAGCTCAAAGAGGTCGAACCGAATCCCGACCGACCCATGGTCGTAAG AAAGATCAACTCACTTCGCTCGGCGTTTCGGAGAGAGTTTCGGAAGACGACCTGCAAGAGCGACTACGAAACGCGGTTGTGGTACTACGACAAGCTGCTCTTCATCGCCGACCACAAGCCCAAGCGGCATGAGTTGGGCACGAAGCCAAAGCGCGAGCTGCAGATCAGCTTTGACGACGAGGAGTCCATGGAGTACGAGGAGGAGTCCCACCACACGAACACACAATCCCAGCATATGGACAACCTGGCGCCCACATCCTCCGACGAAGTCGAGGAAGTCTctgccaacaacaatgtgGTGGTCAGCAGTGAGGGCGCAACCCTAAGCACGATAACCGTGACGCCAGCGGATTGCGTGACGCTGGTGAAGAAcgaacagcatcagcatgaTGCGGCTGCCGTCCAGGCACACCAGCAGCTAGTGgcacaggcggcggcggcccaGAACTCCAtagcagctgcggcagcccAGGGACATGCCGTCAAAGTGCTGGAAATCACATCCCTAGACTCCAACTCTCAGCGTGAGATACAACAG GCCGTCAACTCACTggagcaacaccagcagcaaatgcatcTGCAGCAGGCGAATGGTCACAGCCAGTCTGTGCCCACCATACAGATCGGACGGGAACACTATCAGCCTCTGTTCAGCAATGCGGGAACCACAGCGTACACAGCCGCACCGCAGCCCCCGCCGCATGACGAATACGATGCGATTGGTGTGAATGTGGCCAGCAAATTGCGCACCATCAATCCCACGCAGCGCATCATTGCGGAGAAGCTGATCAGCGATGTGCTCTTCAATGCCCAGCTGGACAACCTCACCGTCAACTCGATCGTAACGCAGCAGTAA
- the LOC117897897 gene encoding uncharacterized protein LOC117897897, which produces MPKQPSFVSRNLVTIVMVPSLIGIHLGWSYMQNNRKLVTESEQIDSPPVTFARFVWHKVTGEGEQSTAETQPSSSAK; this is translated from the exons ATGCCTAAACAACCATCGTTTGTGTCGCGCAATCTGGTCACCATTGTGATGGTGCCCAGTCTGATTGGCATACACCTGGGCTGGAGCTACATGCAGAACAATCGCAAGTTGGTCACAGAGTCGGAGCAGATAGACTCTCCGCCGGTCACG TTTGCCCGATTCGTTTGGCACAAGGTAACAGGTGAAGGAGAACAGAGTACGGCGGAAACGCAGCCGTCAAGCAGTGCGAAATGA